The DNA window GCGCCAGAAAGGACTACACCTGCTCCCACTGTGAGGGCAAGACCGTCGAGCTTTCAGCGTTCAGCGACCTCCTTGAGCAGTTCAAGGAGATAGTCAAAGACCGCCCGCAGCCCAAGCACGACTTCGACCAGGCCTACGTTACCCCCGAGACCACCGTCGCCAGGATAGCCCTCATGCACACCCGCGGGGACCTTGAGAACAAAGAAGTTTTCGTCCTCGGCGACGACGACCTCACGAGCATAGCGCTGATGCTCAGCGGGCTTCCCAAGAGAATAGCAGTTCTCGACATAGACGAGCGCCTCGTGAAGTTCATCGAGAAGACGGCCGACGAGCTCGGCTACGAGAACATCGAGATGTTCACCTTCGATTTGAGGGAGCCGCTCCCGGACTACGCGCTCCACAAGTTCGACACCTTCATCACCGACCCGCCCGAGACGGTTGACGCCATAAGGGCGTTCGTCGGCAGGGGAATAGCGACGCTCAAAGGGCCCGGCTGCGCTGGCTACTTCGGCATAACGAGGCGCGAAAGCTCGCTCGACAAGTGGAGGGAAATCCAGAGGGTTCTCCTCAACGAGTTCGGGGTCGTCATCACCGACATCATCAGGAACTTCAACGAATACGTCAACTGGGGCTACGAGGAGGAAACGCGCGCCTGGAAGCTCCTGCCGGTCAAGGTCAAGCCGTCCTACAACTGGTACAAGAGCTACATGTTCAGGATACAGACCCTTGAGGGCTCGAAGGGCTTCGAGGAGAAGATAGAGCTTGGCGACGAGCTCTACAACGACGAAGAGGCTTCAACGACATGAAAAATTAAAAAGGCCGCTTATAGCCTCTTCCCCTTTTCTCCGCGTTCTTTCCTTCTCGCGATGAGCACCGCCGTGGCTATCAGGGCGGCACCGGCGCCGATGTACAGGTACGCGGTTTTGTTGTTTTCCCCGGCTCTCTCTGCCGCCCTAAAGCCATTCACTGCGTGGGCCTCTATCATCAGTAGATTTTGCGATGGATATATCACCACGTAGCCGTCCAGCCCGGATATCCCTGCCTCGTCCGTCAGATTCCCGACGTACCTTCCGTCCTGAATCAGAAGGAAAGTGGCGTTGGTCAGCTTCGCTTCCCCGTCCTTCACGGTGACCTCTGGGATATCCGCGTAAAGGACACCCCTAAGGAACGAAACGCCCCTGGCGTACGCGGTCGTGTTCTCAAGTTCCGCCAGCTGGAGTGCCCAGACTGCCTTTGCGGTGGAGGTCAGTCCTGCCACCGAGCCGGGAGTGTAGGGAAACGCGCCGTTGGGATACTGCCTCTCCATGAGCAGGTTCAGGGTTTCGTTGAGCTCCTTCTCCATGCCGAACTCCTTGAAGACTATAAGGGCGTAGGCGAAGTAGTAGGTGGGGACGTTGTAGTAAACGGGGTTTCCGGTTTTTGGATCCTTCGTTTTGAGCATCCAGGTGAGGTTGCTGGAGAGATAGCTGAGGGAGGCGTCGTAGTCGTGGCTGACGTTCAGCTCCCGGAGCACCCACACCACGTACTCGGTGTTGTAGAAGTCTTTCCAGAGGCCATTTTTGGCTGTGCTTAGAAGATACTCCACCTCGTTCGAGTAGTTTTCCCCGAGAAGGGCCTTCACCCGGGCAATTTCGGCAACCTGCCATGGAAACAGCCCCGAATAGTTGGAGGGAAGTTCGGGGGTCATGTTGCAGAGCAGGTAGTAATCGGCCAGGATTACCCTTTCCCAGTCGTCTCCAGGGGTTATCTTCCCGAGATACGGACACGCGATGTCCCTCAGGTCTTCAAAGCCCCCTACCTTGGAAACGCTCAGCAGGTCGAGAACGCGGTAGTGGAGAACACCCCAGAACCCGAAGTGTTCCTTTTCGAGCAGTTCCCTGCGGTATTTCTCATCTCCCGTCGCATAGAGTGCCATAGCTATGGTCACGGTGGATTCAAAATCGTCGCTGAGTTCAACCCTCTCACCGAGGTAGGCCAAGGCAAAGGCGCGGTAGGCTTTCAGCTCGCCTTCGACGCTCATCTTTTCAAGTTCATCCTTTTTTCCAAGGGCTAGGTATCCGAATATCCGCTCTGCATCGGTTTTTGGCTTGGCCTCTATCAGCCAGCCCTCCCCGCGGTTTATGGCATCTCTCACCTGCTTTTCGAATCCCGTGAGGTTTTCGTTGATGTACCCGTTCAGGAATTCCTTGAGAGCGATTAAAGCGAGCGCCGTTCCGGTGTAGTCCTCCCACGAGCCGTCGGGGTTCTGCTTGTATATCAGCCAGTACGCGGCGCCGTTGAGAACATCGAGGTAACGGCCCCTGGCGACGTCTTCACCGCGCATGAGAGCCAGCATGGCCATCGCGGTGTACTTTGCCATGTGCTCTTCCCCGTAGGCCATCCCCCATGAATCAAAGGGCGTCTTCAACGCCACGAGCCATTCGCATCCCTCAAGAGCCCTATCATAGTCCCCGGTTTGGTAAAGGGCAAGAACTGAAAAGGCAGTTTCGGGAACGGTTGGCTTGTAAACGTAAGGCTCGATTTTAGCGCTCCCCATTGGGAGGGATAATCCGATGATCATCAGGATGAGCGCTGCCCCGAGAATCCGCCCCATTTCAACCACCTCAAAGAGAAAAGAAAAGGGTGTTAAAAGCCTTCAGCCGTAGTAGACAACGACGTCGAGCTGGTAGCTGGCCCAGCCTGAGGTGCTGTAGGCGTAAACGAGGAACTTCCAGGTTCCCGGTGCCGGATTGAGGTATTCAACGTGCTCGTAGCTGTTGGAGGTTTCAGAGCGGTCAACGAGGTTTCCATTGGGGTCGTAGAGGTACAGGTCGAGGTCGTGGGCGCTGGTGTCGAAGGTCAGGTCTCCGGTTATCTTGGTGGCGCCGCTGTTGACGGTCATGGTGAAGCTGTCGCTGGTGTCCCAGAAGTCGTGGACGGAACCGGTGAAGGTCTGGCTGTCGGTGGTCGGTGTCGGACCGGGGGAGGGAGTGGTTCCACCGGACTGGCTCAGAGAGCCGTCGCTGACGACGTCGACCTGGTAGTTTGCCGCACCGCTGTAGCTGACGACCTTAATCGTCCAGGTTCCCGCGGTCGGGTTGTAGTAGCCGACCTTTTCGAAGCCGTAGTAGGCGGTGTAGGAGTAGTCAACCTGGTTTCCGTTGGGGTCGTAGAGGTAGAGGTCGAGGTCGCTTGAGCTGGTGTCCCAGTAGAGGGTCGCGGTGACGAAGGTCGCGCCGCTGATGTCGAAGGCGTGAGTGGAGCTTCCCTTGTTGGCAACAGAGCCGGTGAAGACGAGCTTGGCGTAGTTGTCGTAGTTTATGGCCTTGTAGACGTTGATCCTACCTGCACCGTAGGCGATGTCCGCTATCTCATCGGGCTTGACTATGTCGGCGGTCTCGATGAAGGCAGTCTTTATCTTGTCCGGGCTCCATGTCGGGTGGGCCTGGAGTATGAGGGCAGCGGCGCCCGCAACGTGCGGAGTGGCCATACTGGTTCCAGAGGCCTTGGTGTAGTAGTTGTCTATCGGAGTGCCCATGCTGGTTCCGCTGGCCCTCGGGGCGATGATGTCAACACCCGGGGCAACGACTTCCGGCTTGAGCCTTCCGTCGGCGGTCGGACCCCTGCTGGAGAAGCTGGCTATAGTGTCGGTGCTGTCCACGGCCCCGACCGTTATGACCTTGTCAGCGGCGGCCGGAGAGCCGACGGTGTAGGTTTTGGGGCCGCTGTTTCCTGCGGCAACGCAGACGACAAGTCCAGAAGCCCAGGCGTTGTTAACTGCCTGGCTCAGGGAGTCGGTGCCGTCCGAGCTCTGGCTTGAGCCGAGGGAGAGGTTGATGACCTTGATTCCGTACTTGTCCTTGTTCTGAACGACCCAGTCAACGCCAGCGATTATATCCGAGATGGTTCCCGAGCCGTCAGCGGCGAGAACCTTAACGCCGACGAGCTTCGCTCCGGGGGCGACGCCGATGTACCGTGAGTTGACCGCGCCGGTTCCGGCAACGATACCGGCAACGTGGGTTCCGTGGCCGTTGTCATCGTAGGGGGTGGTCTTGCCGTTGACGACGTCGTACCATGCCACGACCTTACCTTTGAGGTCGGGGTGGCTTGCGTCTATACCCGTATCGATAACCGCAACAACGATACCGCTACCATCGTAGCCGAGGGAGTTCCAGACGGTGTCCGCCCCTATCTGGGAAACTGAGGTGGCGTCCGAAACCCGGACCTTGTAATCCTCCTGGATGAACTTTATTCCAGAGACCTTAGTGTTGCCGAAGAACCCGGTGTCGATCATGCCGGCGATGAGCAGGAGGTCCCTGACCTTCATCTTGACCGCGATGGCGGGGATTATCTTATAGGAGTATTTAATCTTCGCCCCCATTGTTTCCAGCACAGTTATGGCCCCGTCCCGATTCTGCGGACTGTCGAACATTATAACCGTGCTGATTTCCTGATCCCAGTCCATTCTCTGGACCTTTTTAAACAGTCTCGGGGTCATCAGACCGTAGTTCTTCTCCTGGGTATCGATATTCCTAACAACGGGTTTTGTCGGCGCTGCAGCTGCCATTCCGGCGACAAGGCCTATCAGGAAGATGGCCAGCACAACAGTTCTCCAGCCCTTCATTCCAGAACACCTCGGTTCATTACTTGCCCTTTTAGACCATTCGGGTATCTAATCCACCATAGGAGCACTGTACTGTATCGTGCGCCCATAATATAAATATTTCGATTCTAAAACGTATTGTTGCATATGATATCAATGAAGAAATTTTTCCGGAAATATTTGTAAACAGTAGATACAAAATACTGTAAGTTACAAAAACGCAAAAATGAAAAGGCAACACCCGGTCAGAGTTCATCAATTCCGAGATCCTTCATCTTCTCCTCGGTTATCCTGCCGTCCCCGGTCCAGCCGCGGAACTCGTAGTACTTCGGGAGCATGAGGTGGAGCCTGACGACGTGACCCTTGTTCGGCCCGTTCCTGACGGGCTCCTCAAGCAGTCTCTTCGGCAGGGTGTCCTCCTTGAGCGGGTCGAGGCCTGCTTTCAGGTTGAACAGCCTCTCGGCGTTCCAGATGCGCTCGCCTATCTTGAGGTACTCCTCGGTCGAGAGGTCCCAGCCGAGGGCCGCGTTAAGCATATCGCGATAGTCATCGGCGCCGAGTCCAAAGGTCGTGAAGACACACAGCCCGGCGGCGTCGATGAGCGCCGTGAGGTCCTGGAAGAGGATGACCATCTTGACCTTCTCGTCGCCGATGTCGTGCGGGTCCATCTTGTACGGGTAGCCGAGAATCTCGGGGCTTATCATGTACTGCTTGATGTGGCAGCCGCCGCGGTTGTTGGTGGCGTAACCGAGGCCGTGGCCTTCTGCTCCGCGCGGGTCGTAGGCGGGCAATTCTTGCTTCTTGACGCCCATGAAGTACTCGGTGTGGCCGTACATCTCGGCCAGACGGTAGCCGCCTTCGGCCAGCTTGTCTCCGAAGCCTTCCCTCTTGGCGATCTTCTCGATGTAGTAGTGGAGAACCTCGCTGTTGCCCCACCTGAACGGGGGAGCTTCCTCTCCAAGGTCTTCCTGCTTGAGGATGCCCTTCTCGTAGAGCTCCATCGCGGTTGCGAGGGTTCCACCGAGGCTTATGGTGTCCAGACCGTACTCATCGGCCCAGTGGTTGGCTTCGATTATAGTCGCAAGGTCGTTTATTCCGTTGTGGGCACCGAGCGCCCAGATGCTCTCGTATTCAGGTCCCTCTGTAACACCCGTTGTCGGGAGCTTGTTCACCCTTCCACAGCCGATCGGACAGGCGTAGCAGGGCTTGTTCCTTATCAGGTACTTGGCGGTCATGGCCTCACCGCTCTGCTCCTCCGCGTACTCGAACTGGCTGTCCTGGAAGTTTCTCGTCGGATACAGACCGTTTTGGTTGATGATGTTCACGAGAACGGCCGTTCCGTACTTTGGTAAACCTCCACCGGCAACGGGGTCGTTCCTCAGCTTGTCGGTCTTCTCCTTGACGACGCTCGTGAACTTCGCCCTGTCGGCGACCTCAACGCGCTTGTGGCCGCGGACGACGATGGCTTTCAGCTTCTTGCTTCCCATGACGGCCCCAACGCCACCCCTGGCGGCGGCGCGGTGCTCATCGTTCATAACGGCCGAGAACCTCACGAGGTTTTCACCGGCAGGGCCTATAAGTGCCATTCTGATGCGGTTGTCGCCAATCTCCTCCTTGAGAGCCTCCTCAGTCTCGCCGGAGGTTTTGCCCCAGAGATGGCTCGCGTCTCTAAGCTCGACGCTCTCATCGTTGATGTAGAGGTAAACCGGGTGATCCGAGGCACCCTCAACTATGACGGCGTCCCAGCCCGCGAACTTCAGCTCCGCACCGAAGAAGCCACCGGAGTTGGCCATGGCGATGTAGCCGGTCAGCGGGCTCTTGGTTATGACCATGTACCTCCCGCCGGTGGGCGCGGTCGTACCGGTCAGAGGGCCGGTGGCGTATATAATCTTATTCTCCGGGCTCAGAGGGTCCGCAGTGGCGTCCATCTCCTTGAGGAGATAGTAGATACCGAAACCCCTCGTCCCCAGCCACTTCTTCGCGAACTCCTCGTCAAAGTGCTCCTCCTTAATGGTCCCATCCGTCAAGTTCACTCTCAAAATTTTTCCCCAATACGCAAACATATTTCGAAGCCTCCAGCAGTTCTTGTGAAACATTTTTGTACATTGATGCTAATAAATTTGACGAAAGCAAAAGAATGCAACATTAATGTAATGATAAGCACATTAGTTTAACAAATATCGAGGTAAAGTTTTTTGAAATTAAAAGTCTCCAACCAAAATAGAAAGATTAGTAAAAGCATGAATTTAAATTCACCAAAATCCTTTCATGCCTTTTTCGGGTATCGGGCAGAGCACTATGCGCCTCGCCCAGAGGCAGTCGGCACAGCTCGGCCTGTTGCTCCAGCAGTCGGACTCAGTGTCCCACACGAAGGAACAAGACTCGTTGAGCGGACAGTCCGCGCAGCTTGGATACAGCGAATTCCTGACAACGAAGCGGAACCAGGAATAGTCCCTGCTGGTCCATATATCCTTCAGGCTCTTCTCCTTAACGTTCCCAAAGGAGTACGCGAGCACCCGTTTCTCCCTTCCGAATACTATCTCCGGGTACGTGTGGAGGAAGCGGTAGCAGGGGGCGACCTCGCCGTCCCACCGTATGACGGCCACGTTCTTCTCCACGAACTCGCAGTGCCTCTCCGTCCTCAGGGAGAACTCCGCGAGCTTGTAGATGTAGCCGTGATAAACGGCTTCAAGCTTGTCCACTATCGGCTTCATGTCAACGCTTCCGTCGTACACTATCAGCTCCGCGTGCTCCTTCGTTATCGGAATCAGGTTTGAGATGAGGACCGTATCAACGCCCAGCGATCCCACGTAGTGGACTATGTCCACGAGCTCGGTGTAGTTCTCCTTGGTGACCACCACCTCAACCCCTATGTGCGGGACGTCGCTGTTGAGCCTTTTCTTGACCTCCTGAATCTTCCTAATCCTGGAACCCGTCACGTCTGGCTTTATATGGCCTATGTCCACCGGCTGGGTGGGCACGGAGTCCACCGAGAAGTATATCAGGTCGAGGCCAAGCTCAACGAGCTCTTCTATACGTTTGTCCGTGAGAAGAAAGCCGTTGGTGCTTATTCCCAGCGCAAATCCCCGCCTCCTGACCTCCCTGGCCATGTCCATGAACCTCGGATGAACCGTTGGCTCGCCTATGCCCCCAAAGTATACCATCTCCAGTTCGGGGAGCTCCTCGGCGTCGTCAAGAATTTTGAGGAACAGCCCCCAGTCCATATCCCCCTCGGGGTCCTCCCAGTACTGCTTGAAGCACATCTCACAGCGGAGGTTGCAGCGGTTGGTTATCTCGATGTAGAGATACTTCAAATCAGGTTTTTTGGGAATCAGAACGAAAGCACCGTTGAGCTCGAACCTATGAGCGTCCTTCTCCAACGTAACCCACCTAAAGACGAAGTAAAGCGATGGCCTTTATAACGTTTAGTGGACAGATGTGGGCGGGACTGCAGTTTCGGAAGAGAAAAACCGGCACTCAGGATGAAACTTCGCACAAGTAAAGTTCCCTATGGTGGGCCCGCGGGGGTTCGAACCCCGGACCTCCGCCGTGTGAGGGCGGCGTCATAACCAGGCTAGACCACGGGCCCATCCCGAAATTAGTGGGCGGAGGGGAAAATATAAAGCTTTCGCTAGATTCCGTCGAGTATCTCTTTCGGAGCCCCTGCGAAGGCCACCAGGTACTCGGCCTCGACTATGTGGAGCCTGCCCGGAACGACCATCACGTGGGGCTGCCGTCCAAAGTCCTCATTGAGCATGTCCCGAACGTATCCCGCCCTGAGCGTCGGGTTCAGTGAGCCGGCCCTCGCGAGGACAACCACCAGAGTATCGGGGGTGAAGACGTTTTCCCTCTTCATCTCCTCTACCTGGAGCAGTATCTCCATCGCCTCGTTGGCCGTCATGTAGCGGTTCTGCTCGGCCTTTATGTCGAGGAAGAGCATCGTGTGCAGGTTTCTTTCCATGTTCTCTTTTATCACATCGTAGTGGCTCGTGGGAAACCAGTTCTTCTCCGGATAGGCGACGGTTGCGCTCTTGCCGAACTTGTATATCTGCAGTCCGGTTACCGCTATCGCTGAGTAGATGCTCGGGGCGTGGATGACGTAGCTCTCGATTCCGAGCTCCTTGGCCCTTATCCGGAGGTCGGAGTGCGTCGTTGCCACCATCGGATCGCCGGCGGTCAGAAAAGCCACGTCCTTCTCCCTGGCCTCGCTCAGCACGATGCGCTCGAAGTGAAGTTCGACCTCCTCCCTGCTGAGCCTTCTTATGGGCTTTCCGATGAGCTCCTCAACCCTGTCCAGCGTTGTTCCGGCCAGAAGAGACGTGTAGAACTCAGCGAAGACCAGGTCGCACTTTCTAGCCACTTCAAGCCCTTTGAGCGTGATGTCCTTCTCGTCGTAGAGACCAAGCCCTATGAAGTATATCGCCATGAGCCTCACCGAATGGCGTTGGAGAAGGCGCTTTTAAGCTTGACCCCGGCAACCTTTGGGCAAGCAAAGCTTGACCAAGGAACCTTTTAGAAAAAGTTTCATCAAAAGCACGTAGCTAGAGAAAAACGGGGTTGTGGGACGAAGCCCCACTCTGGGGGTTTGAGAGTACAGGAAGCTTTTGGAAAAAGCTTCACCAAAGTTCGTGATTCTTTTGTGGATTGCTATTTGGAAGGGATTTTTCACTTAAATTGGCAGTTGATTTAGATTCATTCCACGAAGGCAACCTTCAATAGGTTCGGCTTTTTTAGCGCTCCGGAGGAGCGCGGGTGAAGTTGAACCCGTTAAAAAGCGCCCTTTTGGCGATGAATCCCCTTATAAAGTCACCACTAAAACAAAACCCTAAGAACATGACCACTCAAAAGGAATCACAAGCTTTTGATCAAACTTTTGCCCTGCAAAAGTTTGTGTTACTGGCGGGCCGGGCGGGATTTGAACCCGCGACCTTCGGCTCCGGAGGCCGACGCCCTGTCCCGACTAGGCCACCGGCCCACGCCCATAGGTATTCCCCGGGTGAATTTAAAAACCTAATCACTCGAACGAATGAACCGGAATGTGCATTAGAGCATCAAAAAGCACAAAAACTTTTTAGCTTGGGCACCCTACATAGAACAGGACGAAGGAGGAATGAACCATGGAACCGCATGAATTCAAGCTCACCGAGGAGGGTATAAAGGCAGTTCTTCCACCCCTCGAAGCCGAGATAATGGAGCACATGTGGAAGGTTCAGGTTGCCACCGCAGGTCAGGTC is part of the Thermococcus sp. 21S7 genome and encodes:
- a CDS encoding S8 family serine peptidase; the encoded protein is MKGWRTVVLAIFLIGLVAGMAAAAPTKPVVRNIDTQEKNYGLMTPRLFKKVQRMDWDQEISTVIMFDSPQNRDGAITVLETMGAKIKYSYKIIPAIAVKMKVRDLLLIAGMIDTGFFGNTKVSGIKFIQEDYKVRVSDATSVSQIGADTVWNSLGYDGSGIVVAVIDTGIDASHPDLKGKVVAWYDVVNGKTTPYDDNGHGTHVAGIVAGTGAVNSRYIGVAPGAKLVGVKVLAADGSGTISDIIAGVDWVVQNKDKYGIKVINLSLGSSQSSDGTDSLSQAVNNAWASGLVVCVAAGNSGPKTYTVGSPAAADKVITVGAVDSTDTIASFSSRGPTADGRLKPEVVAPGVDIIAPRASGTSMGTPIDNYYTKASGTSMATPHVAGAAALILQAHPTWSPDKIKTAFIETADIVKPDEIADIAYGAGRINVYKAINYDNYAKLVFTGSVANKGSSTHAFDISGATFVTATLYWDTSSSDLDLYLYDPNGNQVDYSYTAYYGFEKVGYYNPTAGTWTIKVVSYSGAANYQVDVVSDGSLSQSGGTTPSPGPTPTTDSQTFTGSVHDFWDTSDSFTMTVNSGATKITGDLTFDTSAHDLDLYLYDPNGNLVDRSETSNSYEHVEYLNPAPGTWKFLVYAYSTSGWASYQLDVVVYYG
- a CDS encoding aldehyde ferredoxin oxidoreductase family protein, with translation MFAYWGKILRVNLTDGTIKEEHFDEEFAKKWLGTRGFGIYYLLKEMDATADPLSPENKIIYATGPLTGTTAPTGGRYMVITKSPLTGYIAMANSGGFFGAELKFAGWDAVIVEGASDHPVYLYINDESVELRDASHLWGKTSGETEEALKEEIGDNRIRMALIGPAGENLVRFSAVMNDEHRAAARGGVGAVMGSKKLKAIVVRGHKRVEVADRAKFTSVVKEKTDKLRNDPVAGGGLPKYGTAVLVNIINQNGLYPTRNFQDSQFEYAEEQSGEAMTAKYLIRNKPCYACPIGCGRVNKLPTTGVTEGPEYESIWALGAHNGINDLATIIEANHWADEYGLDTISLGGTLATAMELYEKGILKQEDLGEEAPPFRWGNSEVLHYYIEKIAKREGFGDKLAEGGYRLAEMYGHTEYFMGVKKQELPAYDPRGAEGHGLGYATNNRGGCHIKQYMISPEILGYPYKMDPHDIGDEKVKMVILFQDLTALIDAAGLCVFTTFGLGADDYRDMLNAALGWDLSTEEYLKIGERIWNAERLFNLKAGLDPLKEDTLPKRLLEEPVRNGPNKGHVVRLHLMLPKYYEFRGWTGDGRITEEKMKDLGIDEL
- the dph5 gene encoding diphthine synthase, which produces MAIYFIGLGLYDEKDITLKGLEVARKCDLVFAEFYTSLLAGTTLDRVEELIGKPIRRLSREEVELHFERIVLSEAREKDVAFLTAGDPMVATTHSDLRIRAKELGIESYVIHAPSIYSAIAVTGLQIYKFGKSATVAYPEKNWFPTSHYDVIKENMERNLHTMLFLDIKAEQNRYMTANEAMEILLQVEEMKRENVFTPDTLVVVLARAGSLNPTLRAGYVRDMLNEDFGRQPHVMVVPGRLHIVEAEYLVAFAGAPKEILDGI
- the bpsA gene encoding N(4)-bis(aminopropyl)spermidine synthase; its protein translation is MREIVEKVREKTSIPVYERTVENVLSAIQASGDVWRIVDLSEEPLPLVVAVVTALHELGYVAFDGPSVVLTQSGRKLVEKYGIGARKDYTCSHCEGKTVELSAFSDLLEQFKEIVKDRPQPKHDFDQAYVTPETTVARIALMHTRGDLENKEVFVLGDDDLTSIALMLSGLPKRIAVLDIDERLVKFIEKTADELGYENIEMFTFDLREPLPDYALHKFDTFITDPPETVDAIRAFVGRGIATLKGPGCAGYFGITRRESSLDKWREIQRVLLNEFGVVITDIIRNFNEYVNWGYEEETRAWKLLPVKVKPSYNWYKSYMFRIQTLEGSKGFEEKIELGDELYNDEEASTT
- a CDS encoding tungsten cofactor oxidoreductase radical SAM maturase: MEKDAHRFELNGAFVLIPKKPDLKYLYIEITNRCNLRCEMCFKQYWEDPEGDMDWGLFLKILDDAEELPELEMVYFGGIGEPTVHPRFMDMAREVRRRGFALGISTNGFLLTDKRIEELVELGLDLIYFSVDSVPTQPVDIGHIKPDVTGSRIRKIQEVKKRLNSDVPHIGVEVVVTKENYTELVDIVHYVGSLGVDTVLISNLIPITKEHAELIVYDGSVDMKPIVDKLEAVYHGYIYKLAEFSLRTERHCEFVEKNVAVIRWDGEVAPCYRFLHTYPEIVFGREKRVLAYSFGNVKEKSLKDIWTSRDYSWFRFVVRNSLYPSCADCPLNESCSFVWDTESDCWSNRPSCADCLWARRIVLCPIPEKGMKGFW